The following proteins are co-located in the Pyricularia oryzae 70-15 chromosome 1, whole genome shotgun sequence genome:
- a CDS encoding sugar transporter, translating into MTADKLPSPLRPASTPPSGTLQSPYGQEEQSARGQGGSEMDPNNNASTTPPKTNDQHRRQRLQAQARRRRINNRAIIDNPLAHVTDEDLTQDAQQFARAWLSDVPGSARKLLRAARVAKDIRTYDDVARGLGGDGGAELLLPVVLTEAEKRALRDERDATFSERGMRVVVLTVSLAAFLQGHVQSSVNAASTYAALLGLRVPWVPAAAGGGETVELDRWRLGAANAAPFLAAGLMGCLLALPVNKAVGRRGAMAVAALLILASSLAAAFVRRWDVLLAVRVFNGLGMGIKAVSTPILASEASVGFWRGTSILAWQLWVAFGIMMGFILNIVFHAACGDNQDLALSLILAGPVVPSLMMLAGLWYCPESPRYYMRPRSPNYSPSKAFTILKKLRNTELQALRDLYLMHKSIEQEEYLGLPKMSKQMRRGFFGRVVEYGMLIQQLFAERRLRNALISSCTVNLCQQLCGINILAFYSGDLFLRIGARSDMNDQSGYHKRMAAFGFSCGFGAINFIFALPAIRTIDTLGRRKWLIITLPLMALFMGAAAASFSIPDMRFRIGVVVMWLFFFAAAYSPGLGPIPFTLASESFPLSHREIGCAFAIATNLTFAGILSIFFLNIYSGLGDAGCLALFSGLNLLALVLVFLLVEETKRRSLEDLDLVFAVPKRVFIKYQVGTFLPWFMRRCLRRVVGRRGAGDDEAPPSLYIDRTWDRARRHGGRTVLQNAGLERQRTRQRWPGGGGVGVGMHMGQAMSGYSGYNQRQQGWEARRASLSGTDDDSLHA; encoded by the exons ATGACAGCCGATAAGTTACCCAGCCCTCTTCGACCCGCATCTACGCCACCGTCGGGAACGCTGCAATCCCCCTATGGCCAGGAGGAGCAGTCCGCCAGAGGCCAGGGAGGTAGCGAAATGGACCCCAACAACAACGCCTCCACCACTCCCCCCAAGACCAACGACCAGCACCGCCGACAACGACTCCAAGCCCAAGCCCGACGGCGACGGATCAACAACCGCGCCATCATCGACAACCCGCTCGCGCACGTGACGGACGAGGACCTGACCCAAGACGCCCAGCAGTTTGCGCGGGCCTGGCTCTCCGACGTGCCGGGGTCCGCCAGGAAGCTCCTCCGCGCCGCGCGCGTGGCCAAGGACATTCGCACCTACGACGACGTGGCGCGCGGCCTGGGCGGCGACGGTGGCGCCGAGCTTCTCCTACCCGTCGTGCTGACTGAGGCGGAGAAGCGCGCGCTGCGGGACGAGCGGGACGCGACGTTTAGCGAGCGCGGCATGCGCGTCGTGGTGCTCACCGTCAGCCTCGCCGCGTTCCTGCAGGGCCACGTCCAGAGCTCCGTCAACGCCGCCTCGACCTACGCCGCCCTGCTCGGCCTGCGGGTCCCCTGGGTGCCGGCCGCCGCTGGGGGTGGCGAGACGGTGGAGCTGGACAGGTGGCGGCTCGGCGCGGCCAACGCGGCcccgttcctcgccgccgggcTGATGGGCTGCCTGCTGGCGCTCCCCGTCAACAAGGCGGTCGGGCGCAGGGGCGCCATGGCCGTCGCGGCGCTGCTCATCCTGGCCTCGAgcctggcggcggcgtttgTGAGGCGCTGGGATGTGCTCCTGGCCGTTAGGGTTTTCAACGGGCTGGGGATGGGGATCAAGGCGGTTAGCACGCCGATCTTGGCTAGTGAGGCTTCTGTTG GATTCTGGAGAGGAACGTCGATTCTGGCGTGGCAGCTTTG GGTTGCCTTTGGGATCATGATGGGCTTCATCCTCAACATCGTCTTCCACGCCGCGTGCGGCGACAACCAGGACCTCGCGCTGTCTTTGATACTCGCCGGGCCTGTCGTGCCTTCGCTCATGATGCTGGCCGGCCTGTGGTACTGCCCCGAGAGCCCGCGCTACTACATGCGGCCGAGGTCGCCAAACTACAGCCCTTCCAAGGCGTTTACTATTTTGAAGAAGCTGAGGAATACGGAG CTGCAAGCCCTCAGAGATCTTTACCTCATGCACAAGTCCATCGAGCAGGAGGAGTACCTCGGCCTGCCCAAGATGTCCAAACAGATGCGTCGAGGGTTCTTTGGCCGGGTGGTTGAGTATGGGATGCTGATACAACAGCTGTTTGCAGAGAGGCGGTTGCGAAATGCGCTGATCAGCAGCTGTACTGTTAATCTTTGCCAACAGCTGTGCGGGA TAAACATCCTGGCCTTTTACTCGGGAGACCTGTTTCTTCGCATCGGCGCCCGGAGCGACATGAATGACCAGTCAGGATACCATAAGCGCATGGCGGCGTTTGGATTCAGCTGCGGGTTTG GGGCCATCAACTTCATCTTTGCGCTGCCCGCAATCCGAACAATTGACACCCTCGGCCGGCGGAAGTGGCTCATCATCACGCTGCCGCTGATGGCGCTGTTCATGGGGGCTGCCGCTGCTTCCTTTAGCATCCCCGACATGAGATTCAGGATTGGGGTTGTAGTAATGTGGCTGTTCT TTTTTGCAGCCGCATACTCACCGGGACTAG GACCTATTCCATTCACCCTCGCTTCAGAGAG TTTCCCCCTCTCACACCGTGAGATT GGCTGCGCTTTTGCCATTGCCACGAATCTGACCTTTGCCGGGATCCTCTCGATTTTCTTCCTAAA CATATACTCGGGCCTCGGCGACGCAGGCTGCCTGGCCCTCTTCTCAGGCCTCAACCTCCTCGCCCTGGTTCTCGTCTTCCTCCTAGTCGAGGAGACAAAACGCCGCTCCCTCGAAGACCTGGACCTCGTATTCGCGGTGCCGAAGCGCGTCTTCATCAAGTACCAGGTCGGGACCTTTCTCCCCTGGTTCATGCGCCGCTGCCTGCGCAGAGTCGTGGGCCGCCGCGGGGCGGGGGACGACGAGGCCCCACCGAGTTTGTACATTGATAGAACGTGGGATAGGGCGCGGCGGCACGGTGGTCGAACCGTCCTGCAGAATGCCGGGCTTGAGCGTCAGAGGACGCGGCAGAGGTGGccgggcggtggtggtgtcgGCGTGGGGATGCACATGGGGCAGGCTATGAGTGGTTACAGTGGTTACAATCAGCGGCAGCAGGGCTGGGAGGCGAGAAGGGCGAGCTTGTCTGGGACGGATGATGATAGTTTGCATGCCTGA
- a CDS encoding endoglucanase-4, producing MELKSMWELQSIADGAKAKNDNGDRVDWPGGRAIVPTVEFVTDDPAVPPSKMPSFTTKTILTALAGAASVSAHGHITKVTAGGKEFPGFSPFNGINAQTLTSQTVGWGTLQSDNGFVPVSSLGNADIACHKSSKAAPASVPIAAGETMTIQWDTWPDSHKGPVINYLADCGAAGCDKVDAASLNFFKISEAGLENGVWAADQLIKDGNKATVTIPRNLAASNYVLRHEIIALHEGNREGGAQMYPQCVNIKVTGGGSDKPAGVKATALYKAADPGILFNLYNNPTSYPIPGPKIAVAGGGAAGGATGGGNSTGGGNNNTGGNNNNNGGNNNNNGGNGNNNNDACRLAKREARHRRREAARLAAALAEALAADEE from the exons ATGGAGCTGAAGTCTATGTGGGAATTGCAGTCTATCGCAGACGgagccaaggccaagaatgACAACGGTGATCGGGTGGACTGGCCGGGTGGCCGAGCAATAGTACCCACCGTTGAATTTGTGACTGACGATCCCGCCGTCCCCCCCT CAAAAATGCCTTCCTTCACCACCAAGACCATCCTCACGGCcctcgccggcgccgcctCCGTCTCGGCCCACGGTCACATCACCAAGGTCACCGCCGGCGGCAAGGAGTTCCCCGGCTTCAGCCCCTTCAACGGCATCAACGCCCAGACCCTGACCTCCCAGACCGTCGGCTGGGGCACGCTGCAGAGCGACAACGGCTTCGTGCCCGTCTCGTCGCTCGGCAACGCCGACATTGCCTGCCACAAGAGCTCCAAGGCCGCACCGGCCTCGGTGCCCATCGCGGCCGGAGAGACCATGACCATCCAGTGGGACACCTGGCCCGACAGCCACAAGGGCCCCGTCATCAACTACCTCGCCGACTGCGGCGCCGCCGGCTGCGACAAGGTCGACGCCGCGTCGCTCAACTTCTTCAAGATCAGCGAGGCCGGTCTGGAGAACGGCGTCTGGGCTGCCGACCAGCTCATCAAGGACGGCAACAAGGCCACCGTCACCATCCCCCGCAACCTGGCTGCCAGCAACTACGTGCTCCGCCACGAGATCATCGCCCTGCACGAGGGCAACCGCGAGGGTGGTGCCCAGATGTACCCCCAGTGCGTGAACATCAAGGTCACCGGTGGCGGCTCCGACAAGCCCGCCGGCGTCAAGGCCACCGCTCTCTACAAGGCCGCCGACCCCGGtatcctgttcaacctctACAACAACCCCACCAGCTACCCCATCCCCGGTCCCAAGATCGCGGTTGCCGGTGGCGGTGCTGCTGGCGGTGCTACCGGCGGTGGCAACAGCACTGGCGGTGGTAACAACAACACTGGCggtaacaacaacaacaacggtggcaacaacaacaacaacggcggcaacggcaacaacaacaacgacgCCTGCCGCCTGGCCAAGCGCGAggcccgccaccgccgccgcgagGCTGCCCGTCTGGCCGCTGCCCTGGCCGAGGCCCTCGCCGCTGATGAGGagtaa